AGAGGTTTGAAGGTTCCAGGATGAGTTCAACACGCTTGGAACCTCTGAACGGAGAACCTCGGAACCCATGAAAGGAGATTTGATATGTCAATAAAATCAGCCGTTGGCTACAGTGAAAACATTGACGAATCCTACGAGGCTGGTCTGGAAATCGGTGACATGATTCTCGAAAAAATTGCGCTGCAAGCGAATTCCGTTGGCATTTTGTTCTGCCACATTGAATTTGATTTCGCTGAACTATTAAAAAGCATTCGAGAAAAGCTGGATATCCCCATTTTCGGCTGCACAACTTCGGGCGAAGCGAACAATGACGGCTATTTCGAAGAGTCAGCGTCATTGATGGTTATAACCTCCGATGCACTTAAGCTTGGCTTTGGCATCGGGGAAAACCTGAGTAAAGATCCAGAAGCGGCGGTGCATGCTGCTTGCACCTCAGCACAAGCTATGCTGGGAGAAGATAAACCCAAGCTGGCATTGACGTTTCCGGATTCATCTATGCGTTTGTCATCGGATCACGTTTTAGGACTTTTGCAGGATGGTATCGATAAAGATGCGCAGATCGTTGGCGGACTGCCCGGCGATAATTATCAATTTAGGAAAACCTACCAATTTTTTAATGGCAGCGTCTATTCCGATGCCGTCCCGTTGCTGTTGCTTGCCGCGGATATTGAGCCGCTGATTATCACACGTAGTGGCTGGATTCCCCTGGGGAAAAAGGTCAAAGCCACAAAATCAGAGGGGAATATCCTGTATGAAATCGACCACCAACCTGCCATCGAGTATTTGAAGAACTATATCCCCAACGTCGATGACCCTGACCTTATGGCAGCCTACCCGCTTGCGCTGCTGGATGAATCTCTGGGTGATGATGCCGGAAATTACTTTGTGATACGTAGCGGTTTCACTTATAACAAGGAAGATGGCTCCGTTTTTGGAAATGGCCATATTCCGGAGAATGCGACGCTCCAGATTGCCAGAGGCGCTCGAGAAGATATTCTGGCTGGTGCGGAAGAAGCGATCCTAACGCTTAAACAAAAACTGGCCAATAAGAAAATACATGCTTTACTTTGTTTCAGTTGTGCGGGAAGGCGGCTGATGCTGGGTTTGGAAACAAAGAAAGAAATTGAGCTTATTCTCAATAACCTGCCAGCAGATTGTGCGGTGAACGGCTTCTACACCAACGGCGAGCTCGGTCCCATCGATAGCAGCCTTGAGCAGTTGAAAAAGAGCCGGTATCACAACACGACGATTGTTCTGTGTGCGTTTTGAGAGGCTCCGGGCTTTTCGCAATCCGGAGTCTCTGAACCTTGAACCTCTGAACCCTGAACGTCGAACCCAAAACCATGGAGGACAATAAATGAGCACAACAGAGTTGATCGTGCGCATCAAGAAGAACTTTGACGATTATGCGCACACTATCGAAGGCGTGGAAGTGTGGTTTGCGCGTGATTTGCAAAAGCTGTTGGGGTATGACAAGTGGCAACGATTCCAGGGCGTTATCGCCAGGGCTGAAATCGCTTGTGAACAGGCAGGGAACAATCCGGCAGACCATTTTACCGGCGCCGGTAAAATGGTCAAGATCGGTTCAGAAACGCAGCGCTCCTGACGGAATTCAAATATTAAAACCTTATTCTGATCTTCTACACCTTAATAGCATGAAATAGCAACTAACTCCCTAAACCTTATTACCTTATTTGATCATGAAAATCGAATATAAAAATCTGTATATCCATTTCATATTCAGCACGTATGGGCGTGAAAAGTCGATACCGGAAGACAATCGGGATCGAATAGAGAAATATATCACCGGAATCGTCAATAATAACTCATGTAAATTGTACGCAATTTACGCAAATCCTGAACATGTACATTTCCTGGTCTCCCGATCCCCTGAAATATCGGAAGAACAACTGGCGACGATTATTGCAGATAGCAGCGAACGTTTCATCAATCAGAATAAACTTTCCAAAGGTAAATTCGCATGGCAACAATCAGCCTCTGCTTTTTCAGTGTCAAAATCCGATATTGCTAAAGTCTGCAAATATATACTCAATCAAAAGGAGCATCATAAAAAAGTGCCATTCGCCGAAGAGTATGAACAGTTCATCAAGCACTACCAGGAGACATTGAAGAAAAATTAATCTATTACAAATGAACTCTTTGCTTTTAAAGCAAACACTTTGAACCGCGAATTAACGCGAACGACCGCTAATTCTTCATTCGCGTTCATTCGCGGCTATTCGCGGTTGCCCTTTTGGTTGTGGCTCGTCCATTGGGGTAATAAGGTAAAAAATGGTTCTATGGGGTTTTGTGTGGGTCGTCAACATTCAGGCATTGAGCATCGTTTCAGCCGATTAGGAGCACGCATTTGTTAAAAACCATATTTTTGTTTTTCAACCTTAATAGCAAAACGATCTCCCCCATTTTTACCTTATTACCTTATTCTCCAATACGGCTGAATATGAAATGGATATGCTGATTTTTATATTCGCTTTTCATATCAAATAAGGCAATAAGGTTGAGGGACCGGGTTGATAGTTCATGCTATTAAGGTTTTTATAAAACGAAAACAAGATTTACACGAGTTGAGACTCAAAAACCAATGAAATCAGCCGACATTCGTGGATTCATCAAGTATTTATTCACATACGAAAAACAACAAAAAAACAAAGCCCCCCTGAACCCTGAACCCCAAACCCCCAAATCTCATGGCAAATATCGCAGATAAAACACCGGATTCCCCCGAAGATCAAATCCGGCAACTGCAAAGAGAGAACAATCGGTTGCAGCGTATCATTAAACGCCACGAAACGCAATTGCAGCATCTTGACAAAATGGCCAGCGCCAATGAGAAGACGAACATCGCTTTGTATAAAGAGCTGGAGGTTCTGCAGCAGCAGGCTGAAGCGCAAGCCCGCGAAGCGCAAATCGAAGCCGCGCTGGAACGTGTGCGCGCGCGCACGATGGGTATGCACAAGAGTGAAGAATTGGCGGAAGTCGTCAAGCTTTTGTATAAAGAAACTGAACCTTTTGGGGTCTCCACCTTCGGTATTTCGATAGCCATTTTTCGGGAGGAAGAAAATGCCGTGGAATACTGGTTTGCCGACCACCTCAATTCCAATCTTTTACAGAGCTATAAAGTGGTCGGCCAGAAACATCCCGTTTTTAGGAAAATCTGGGAAGCCTGGGAAAACAATAGCCCGCAAATTAAGATATACCTGGAAGGAAACGATAAAAGATCATTTGATACCTACCAGTTTGAAGAAACCGATTTCATCAACCTGCCTGAAGAGCTAAAACAGGATATTCTCAACTATAGAACAGTCTGCCTTACCTACACATACACAAAACATGGTTATTTGGAAGCAGTTGATTTGGCGATGCCCGACGAGGAGAATGCCAAGGTACTGATTCGCTTCGCCAAAGTCTTCGAGCAAACCTACACCCGTTTTCTCGATCTACAAAAGGCGGAGGCGCAGGCACGGGAAGCGCAGATTGAAGCAGCATTAGAACGTGTACGTTCCCGCACGATGGCGATGCACAAAAGCGATGAATTGAGGGAGACGATAGGTGTAATTTTTGGGCAATTAAAAATTCTTGGCTTTGATTCAACGAGTTGCAGTATCGTCCTTTTTGACAAAGAAGACCATTCTTATTTACAATGGATGTCAGGATTTGAAAACGAAGTCTTCCCGGACAGCTACCATGTGCCTTATTTCGACCACCCTTATTACAACGCACAGTTGAAGGCATGGCAAGACCAGCAACCCTATTTCGAACACCATCTGACCAAAGAACAGAAAGATAAATACGGGGCATTCGTTTACGAACACAGCGATTTCAAAAAACTGCCGCAGGAAATCAAAGACGCCATTGATGCCGAGGAAAGCTGGATTATGTGCAATGCCATTATGAAATATGGCGCTATCGAGGCTACCGGGCACAGAGCATTAACGCCTTCCGAAGCTGATGTTTTACAGCGCTTCGCCAAAGTCTTCGAGCAAACCTACACCCGCTTCCTCGACCTGCAAAAAGCCGAAGCTCAGGCCCGCGAGGCGCAGATTGAAGCGGCAGTGGAACGCGTACGGGCGCAATCCATGGCCATGCACCACTCCGATGACCTGGATAAGGTAAATAAAGAAATACTAAACCAACTCCATTGGCTTCAGGTACCAGGCCTGACTGGTGTTACCTTTTATTTGACAGATGAGCATGGATGGGTGAAAGCGTGGGATTTTTCAAGTCCGGGAAATATAGGAAACCCGAATAGTTATACGCTTCAATATGACTTTAATAAGTATGAAATGATGGGAGAGCCATTTAGGGCTTTCCGGCAAACTGACCTGAACTACTACGTAGCAGATTATCCCCTTGAAAAACTTGAGCAGGCTGTTTATGAGTTGGAAGAAATTAATCCCGCAGTTGCCAACATTTTTAAAGAAGCCTTGGCAAAAGGGATATTAACCCATCAGTGGAGTGCCTGTGCCAGAATTTCGGATGGACTGCTAGGTATTGATCTGGTAAGTCCTCCCTCCGAAGACACCAAAACTATTGTATTGAAAATCGCGGGGGCATTCAACCAGGCCTATCAACGCTTTCTCGACCTGCAACGAGCCGAAGCCCAGGCCCGACAAGCCCTCCAACAAGCCTCCCTCGAACGCGTCCGCGCCGAAATCGCCTCGATGCGCAGCACCGGCGATCTGCAGCGCATCACCCCGCTCATCTGGCGCGAGCTGACCACGCTCGGCGTGCCGTTTTTCCGCTGCGGGGTTTTTATTATCGAGGAAGCGACCGATCCCGCCGTTGCGGGAGCGCATGTTTATCTTTCCACGCCGGCGGGAGAAGCGGTTGCCGCGCTGCACTTGAAATTTGACAGCGCGCCCGTTGTGAAAGCAGCAGTGCAACACTGGCGGCGACAGCAGGTTTACCGCGAGGAATGGAACCGCGCGCAATTCATCGCCTGGACGCAGTCGATTCTCAAACAGGGATTGATCGACAGTTCGGAGAAGTACCAGGCCGGCGGCGAAGCGCCCGAGAAACTGGTGCTGCAGTTCGTGCCGTTCGCGCAGGGCATGCTTTACATCGGCAGCAGCGCAGCGCTCTCCGATGATGAAATTGCGATCGGCCAGGCGCTGGCACAAGCGTTCGGCGTTGCTTATGCGCGCTACGAAGATTTCCAGCGATTGGAAGCTGCGAAAGCGCAAATCGAAGCTGCGCTCGATAATCTCAAGAAGACACAGGGACAATTGGTGCAGGCGGAAAAGATGGCCTCGCTCGGCCAGCTCACCGCCGGCATCGCGCATGAGATCAAGAATCCGCTAAATTTTGTGAATAACTTTGCGGCGTTGTCGGTGGATTTGGCGAAGGAATTGCGGGAAGAACTTATAAAACGTAAAACGAAAAACGCAAATGGGGATGACTTTGCGGATGTTGATGAGCTTCTTGATATGCTGGAACAGAACGCAGAGAAGATCAACCATCATGGCAAACGCGC
This genomic interval from Cytophagia bacterium CHB2 contains the following:
- the tnpA gene encoding IS200/IS605 family transposase, with protein sequence MKIEYKNLYIHFIFSTYGREKSIPEDNRDRIEKYITGIVNNNSCKLYAIYANPEHVHFLVSRSPEISEEQLATIIADSSERFINQNKLSKGKFAWQQSASAFSVSKSDIAKVCKYILNQKEHHKKVPFAEEYEQFIKHYQETLKKN